The Rhodamnia argentea isolate NSW1041297 chromosome 7, ASM2092103v1, whole genome shotgun sequence genome contains the following window.
aataataatccttcACATAATCATACAagccatctaatttagtacgtggatcgaaaataatagcaaccaaataaacaataagaatgcaggcataataatgcagccaatttgctttcattgctataatagtcgaaGCTAAATcaacatctttttcatattcacaaaaaatacaagTAATGTTAacatactctattaaaaataaatacgtagtaggataataaacaccagataaagtataagttgcatcattaaaaattttcaaaaaatctaaattttttttgcaaacaacacAATCTTGCGGGAGTGAACTAATTTCGGAaatattattcgaaataaacgcacataataaatttttataagcaaaaaagattgataaaacaactcgtaggtaaaattccaacgagtcggacatcttttggaaatctttttaatttttgttcatatgatttacaaaatctgctcCATTCTTTCATATCTTGGGAACGACtccttaaaaatttaattgttctCTTTATTGGGATGAGAAAAGTCTCAAGAGTttataaaccatcttgtacacataaatttaaaatgtggtaggcacatctaatgtgaaaaaattatccaccaaaagagggtttacaaatatttctaactcgggaatggaagcggtatttgacgcagcattatcaaaatcaagtgaaaaaaatttattaatcaaattgtattattctaaaacttgcataattattttataaatattattggcggtatgtctttcatcaaacactcgaaatgcaagtactcttttttgaatgttccaatctCACCTATCCATGACATGTGATAcctatataaaaatgaatttactAAGGATTACTctaaatgtcgctacctatatgcacacgtccattgaaattcgtaaaaagattttgcaaagcctttttttgttttttataaaccctaaaaagttcgctTTTAAGAGTAGTTCCTAGAACAAGTTTTGCTTGCGTAGTACATGCGgtgtttatcaaaaaatttaaaccaaaattttcactagtagtaaatggtaaatgttcaataataacatattgagcttatgtttctttataaagtttattattgtaacgaaataaaggagaagtgttaggattggcgtacccggaaatttgttgttgcatggtgtcgatcctcgcttgcgttgcatgtttttgcgtcaAATGTCTACGGTATGTTCCATTGCCGTctcatttattaaaattgtatgatttcgtacaatatttacagtttatcttgtacttgtctccacttacatgtaccttgtcgaagtattGCCATAAGTTGAATGTACTCTCCCGAGACTGCCGTTCCGGCTCCTTTCTTGTCAACGTTTCTTTGCGCCTGGTAGGAGTATGAAGACTTTTTTGCATTGGGACGTGCTTGACGATGggaatatagttgatattatcattagTGTGTACCCAATATGaaaactcacgaggatcatattgatcatgagttgaggataatcggattctccCATCTCCATTGATATCGGGCTTTTTCTCCTATCATCGGTTTcgctttcacttgccatttttgtcaaAGAATTGAGCGGAAAGTCGAAtcagaaaattgacaaaattgagccGGAAtcgagagaatttgagagaattcagagaaaaaataaaaagggagaatggtatttatagaaaatttaagaaaaaaaaaagggggtgggAGGGGGTATGATGGTCGTTGCATCGTCCGGGAAAATATTAGATTAAAAGAGAAACAGGCGACTGCCGTACAGCCTGTGCCGAACAACAACGGCAAGAATTCACAAGCAAAATCTGCAGAAGCAGCCTGACGTTGGTTCAGAAAAGGTGTCCTCCTCTTTTTGCCGTTTTCTTGCGTGACAGAAGGAGAAAAGACGTGAGAGTCCACTGGGTTTGGTTGGTGCATTCAGCCTTAAAAGGCATAAGCTCACGGGATGACACTTGAAAGAAGTTAAATTAGTTATATATCCATCTATATgactatatatatacacatttaGATATTAAAAAACAGCTCATCAATAGCCAATTCAACTTTAATAGATTCACTATATAACATGCTAATTCTGTTTCACCTTGGTCTCATCATGATAAGATACTAAACACGATTGTTAAAGTTGCAAAAAGGTTGGTAATTTACTTAGTTAATGAGATGTTGGCAAATTTTTTATAGGGATGGTACCGTGCAAACGTCGCTTGTAACATTGTAAAGAAGTTGGTAACTTACTAATTTATTCGGACTTTAGTAAATCCCTTATAATGCTGGTACTTTACTAACCACACTTGTAAAATGTAAAAGATGCTTGGTAAATTCATTGTAAGGTTCTTATTTTACTGAGCAAACTTGTAAAATTTGAAGATGTAGGTAATttattcatttcttaaaataattGTAAATTTTCTATAGCGTTGGTAGTTTACTACCCaaacttgcaaaatttcaaagaagttgATCACTTACTAATTAATGGAATGTTGGAAAATTACTTTTAGggtttttattttacaaaagtTTTAGAAGTTGGCAATTTAGTTGTTTATTTAAATGTTTGTAAATTCTCTGTAGTGTTAATATTTTACCTAACAATACTTGTAAAATTTACAGTATTTGGTGACTTGCTGCTAACTTATGGAATTGGCAAATTTATTATTTGGCAATGACTTCACTAACTACATTTGTAACAATTAAAAGAAGctactaattaattaatttgctGAAATGTTGGGAAATTTATTATAGTATTGGTAATTTACTTATGGTTATGGTAAAATTTCAGACTAGTTAGGAACGCATTAATCGTTTTGAAAGCTTGTAAATTCTTGATATAATGATATGTTACTAACAGATAGCCTAACAATCGAATCACCAGTCATATTTTCTATCAACATTATTAGAAATTTACCAACAACCATCGACTATgggaaattttcaagattttctcTTGAGAGGGAATtttaggaaaagaaacaaagcgAGGATATTTTTCATGGTCCAAATCATCGCATCTATATGAGAGAATGTGGAGTTTCAAATGCCTTCAAAATTATGAAGTGCCAAATCTAATGTGTTAATTTCAATCATAGGACGTCATGTCTTTAATTCAAGCAGGATAAGGTAACTACTTTAATCTTTTATTCCTAAAACTATGTTTAATGTAATGTTTTATGCGTTTCATATAATGACAAAGATATaactttcaatttggtcaaagatatgtaaattgaaaaaataaaacatgaaatattcaCATTCACACAATTTCTAGgaaagttaattgattcaacttctctttttatttcacTCTCGTTCTCTTCATACATTCAAATTCATAAGGTTTTAGACGATTGTGACAACTAGTAATGAATAAGTGAAGTCGATAcccttaaacattttgatagttTAGGTTGGAAATGGGTGCAATTCTACACATGCATGAATTGCAATAAACGAAACTTTCCAAAGTAAAAAATGTGTGAAACTCTATGGGGCACCTATGTTTACACTTAAATTTAATCAAAACTTGTCATCTGCTTTCTTGTCAAGACGTGATATATTactcatatttaaaaaaagaattatactTGAAAATGTACGTTATCTTTTATGAAGTTTCGGTTTAAAAAAGTTCGATTTAAAAAGAGTCAAACCACATTATACCTCGTATAAAATGATACGCTCAACAAAACTAATTATACCGGCGAATTTCGCTCCATTTTCACTCCCCTCTTTGTAtacacctcttttttttttcccccattcaACTCATGTCCTTCCTCCCTAAAAATTTCCtgacccaaaataaaatttccaaaaatagaaacttTCCATCACAAGAAAATATCTTCAGACATTGATTCCTGTCCCCGTCGAGAGTCACTTTCCTAACCCCGATCACGGTCCATTTCTTACCAAGGTCCCCCAACCCACGGCCCGGGACGCTTCTTTGGGCAACCTCCAACCGGCCATTCCGGTCAccgccgccatcgccgccgTCTTCGTCGTCACTGCCCATTACTCTGTCCCCTTAACCGTCAAAAGAGTGAGACCATAACCAACTCTCTCCTTCTCATTCCCATCGCCTTCTCAATCCCCACTCACCATGCTTCTTCCCCGTTTTgcccctccccctcctctctATTTCCCCGTCTCCGCCGCTCGTCGCCGCCTCTCCCTGGTCGGAGCCAACCACACCTCCGCTCGCTTCTGCTCCCGATAATCcgtacctctctctctccttctccctctctccatctctctgtgTATTCGTCTCGCTCTCAGATCTGACTCTAGATCGCAGTCTCTCCCACGATGGAGCCGTCTCCGGCCAAATCGAGCTTCCTCAGGAACATCCTCGTGCGGGCGCTGCTCTTCGGCGTCGTTCTCATCGTCGTCCGCTTCGCCTACGTCGTCACCATCGCCGGCGAGTCCTGCAACCTCGGCGATTTCTGCTTCTTCTCCTTGCCTGAGAACATCAACCTCGTCATCGCCGGAGCTGGCTCAGGCGcttccgcctccgccgccgtcgTCAAAGAGGTCGCCAAGTCCCAATCGACGGCTCCCAAGCGCCGCGACATCCGCAAGAGCAAGGAGTGGATTAAGGCTGTTCGGTTTTACTCCTCGGTGTTCCAGGATCTGATGGTGGACGCGTTCCTGTCGCCGGGCCAGAGAACTCTGTGCGTGGGTTCTGTCGTTGGCGAGGACGTTTTCGCTTTGAGGGACATTGGCGTGATGGACTCGATTGGGATTGCCAAAAAAGCGTCTCCTCCGTTGGTTAAATCCGGGGAGCTACATCGCCTGCCTTTCGCCAACGACACTTTCGATTTTATCTTCTCCGGTGGCGGCCACTTTGACAGATTCTTGAGGCCGGTGGATGTCGCAGCCGAGCTCGAGAGGACGCTGAAACTCGAAGGGTTTCTTGTTGTGCATGTAAGGGCTAATGATACCTATAGTTTCAATTCTTTCCTTGAGATGTTCAAGCATTGCACGCTGCTAAGGTCGCACGACATTGATGGTTTTGAATCTTCAGTGCCACGAATAAGGGAAATTGTTCTGAAGAAAGTTGGGGATTCTGACATTCACAGCCATTTGATTAGGAAAAGTAAAGTCAGTTCAGGGAATAGGTGCTCTGTCCCGGAATATAAGCACAAATTGGTCCGAAATGCAGAGCCATTGATAAAGGAGGAACCCTTGAAACCTTGGATTACATTGAAAAGGAATATACAGAACATAAAGTATTTGCCATCAATGGTTGATATCAGTTTCAAGAATAGATATGTGTACGTCGACATTGGAGCTCGGAGTTATGGGTCTAGTATAGGTAGTTGGTTCAGAAAACAGTATCCCAAGCAGAACAAGACTTTTGAAGTCTATGCAATTGAGGCGGATAAGACCTTTCACGATGAGTATAAAACGAAGAAGGCAGTCACATTGTTGCCATATGCGGCATGGGTAAAGAATGAGTCACTGTTCTTCGAAATAAATCGAGACCCCGACCACAAGGTTGAGGTTGTTAAGGGGAGAGGAATGGGCAGGATTCAGCCTAAACAGTCATCTGCTAAATCTGATGGAGAGGTTATCCAGATCAAAGGGTTTGACTTGGCAGAATGGTTGAAGAGGACAGTGTCTGCGAAGGATTTTGTGGTGATGAAAATGGATGTAGAAGGGACTGAATTCGACTTGAT
Protein-coding sequences here:
- the LOC115745837 gene encoding uncharacterized protein LOC115745837 isoform X3; the encoded protein is MEPSPAKSSFLRNILVRALLFGVVLIVVRFAYVVTIAGESCNLGDFCFFSLPENINLVIAGAGSGASASAAVVKEVAKSQSTAPKRRDIRKSKEWIKAVRFYSSVFQDLMVDAFLSPGQRTLCVGSVVGEDVFALRDIGVMDSIGIAKKASPPLVKSGELHRLPFANDTFDFIFSGGGHFDRFLRPVDVAAELERTLKLEGFLVVHVRANDTYSFNSFLEMFKHCTLLRSHDIDGFESSVPRIREIVLKKVGDSDIHSHLIRKSKVSSGNRCSVPEYKHKLVRNAEPLIKEEPLKPWITLKRNIQNIKYLPSMVDISFKNRYVYVDIGARSYGSSIGSWFRKQYPKQNKTFEVYAIEADKTFHDEYKTKKAVTLLPYAAWVKNESLFFEINRDPDHKVEVVKGRGMGRIQPKQSSAKSDGEVIQIKGFDLAEWLKRTVSAKDFVVMKMDVEGTEFDLIPRLFKSGAICLIDEIFLECHYNRWQRCCPGERSPKYERTYGQCLDLFNSLRQSGVLVHQWW
- the LOC115745837 gene encoding uncharacterized protein LOC115745837 isoform X1, which codes for MEPSPAKSSFLRNILVRALLFGVVLIVVRFAYVVTIAGESCNLGDFCFFSLPENINLVIAGAGSGASASAAVVKEVAKSQSTAPKRRDIRKSKEWIKAVRFYSSVFQDLMVDAFLSPGQRTLCVGSVVGEDVFALRDIGVMDSIGIAKKASPPLVKSGELHRLPFANDTFDFIFSGGGHFDRFLRPVDVAAELERTLKLEGFLVVHVRANDTYSFNSFLEMFKHCTLLRSHDIDGFESSVPRIREIVLKKVGDSDIHSHLIRKSKVSSGNRCSVPEYKHKLVRNAEPLIKEEPLKPWITLKRNIQNIKYLPSMVDISFKNRYVYVDIGARSYGSSIGSWFRKQYPKQNKTFEVYAIEADKTFHDEYKTKKAVTLLPYAAWVKNESLFFEINRDPDHKVEVVKGRGMGRIQPKQSSAKSDGEVIQIKGFDLAEWLKRTVSAKDFVVMKMDVEGTEFDLIPRLFKSGAICLIDEIFLECHYNRWQRCCPGERSPKYERTYGSLYFFATGVVGESFFRADNSNDTDAIPFAERKKGEKKGYRKFVLLLPGREGSGLHKCKLLLFKVLTWAHGLKPKFV
- the LOC115745837 gene encoding uncharacterized protein LOC115745837 isoform X2, translated to MEPSPAKSSFLRNILVRALLFGVVLIVVRFAYVVTIAGESCNLGDFCFFSLPENINLVIAGAGSGASASAAVVKEVAKSQSTAPKRRDIRKSKEWIKAVRFYSSVFQDLMVDAFLSPGQRTLCVGSVVGEDVFALRDIGVMDSIGIAKKASPPLVKSGELHRLPFANDTFDFIFSGGGHFDRFLRPVDVAAELERTLKLEGFLVVHVRANDTYSFNSFLEMFKHCTLLRSHDIDGFESSVPRIREIVLKKVGDSDIHSHLIRKSKVSSGNRCSVPEYKHKLVRNAEPLIKEEPLKPWITLKRNIQNIKYLPSMVDISFKNRYVYVDIGARSYGSSIGSWFRKQYPKQNKTFEVYAIEADKTFHDEYKTKKAVTLLPYAAWVKNESLFFEINRDPDHKVEVVKGRGMGRIQPKQSSAKSDGEVIQIKGFDLAEWLKRTVSAKDFVVMKMDVEGTEFDLIPRLFKSGAICLIDEIFLECHYNRWQRCCPGERSPKYERTYGQCLDLFNSLRQSGVLVHQWWIIILLCHWSCWGKFLQS